The Chroicocephalus ridibundus chromosome Z, bChrRid1.1, whole genome shotgun sequence sequence CATTTCTTCAGCTTGTTGAgttccctctgaatggcagcacaaccctctggcgTATCAGCAAcactgctgtcatctgcaaattcTGCCCCGTTGTCCAgctcattaatgaagatgttaaacagcactgtaaCCACTTTTGATTGCTGGGGTACACTGCTAGTCACTGGCCTCCAGTGAGACTTTGTGCACAGCCATTCAGGCAATTTTCAAACCACCTCAGTGTCTGGACATCCAGACTGTACATCAGCAGCTTCTCTATGAGAACCTTACAGGAGACAGTGTCAGGTTACTGAAGTCCAGGCAGATAATACCCACTGCTCTCCCCGCATCTAGCAGGCCAGTCACTTCATTACAtaagtttatcaagttggtcaagcatgacttccatGGTGAAGTTGACTACTCTGGATTATTTTTCTGTCCCTAATGTGCCTGACagtggtttccaggattagcagctccatcaccttcccagggctCATGGTGAGGCTGCCCAGCCTATAGTTGCCTGGAtccttcttcttgcccttcttgaaggtGGGAGTGACGTTGCCTTTCTCCAGTCTTCATATACTTCTCCCAATTGCCATGATTGGTCAGCGATTATCAAAAGTAGCTGTGCAATGACACCTGCCACCTATCTCAGTGCTTGGGGTACATCCCATCAGGGTCAGTGGACTTTTGTATGCCCAGTTTGCTGAAGTATTCCCTGAACTGATGCGCTTCCACCAAGggtacatcttccttgctccagccCTTACCCGTGCTCCCTGGCACCTGAGATTCTGATCTCAGAAGATACCAGTTAACATGACTTCCAAATTCAACGAGCTAGCAGGACATCttatgatcacagaatcacagaatggttcgggttggaagggaccttaaagatcatctagttccaacccccctgccatgggcagggacacctcccactagaccaggctgctcaaagccccatccagcctggccttgaacacctccagggatgggacattgacagcttccctgggcagcctgttccagtgcctcaccacccttaccagaaagaatttcttcctgatatacaatctaaatctaccctctttcagtctgaggctgttaccccatgtcctatcataacactccctgataaagagtccctccccatccttcctgtaggccccctttaggtattggaaggccgctataaggtctcagcggagccttctcttctccaggctgaacaacctgaactctctcagcctgtcctcatagcataggttctccagccctttgatcatcttcgtggccctctgctggacctgttctaGTAGGTCCGTGGCCgccttgtgttgaggactccagagctggatacagcactccaggtggggtctcaccagaacagagtagaggggcagaatcacctccctcgacatgctggccacgcttcttttgatgcagcccaggatgcggttggttttctgggatgcaagtgcgcattgcctgctcatgttgagcttctcgtctaccagcacccccaagtccttctcctcagggctgctgtcaagccattctccgcccaacctgtatttgtgcctgggattgccatgacccaggggcaggaccttgcacttggcctggttgaacttcatgaggttcttacaggcccacctctcaagcctgtcaaggtccctctggatggcatcccttcccctccagcgtgtcagctgtgccacacagcttggtgtcattggcaaacttgctgagggtgcactcagtcctaCTGTCCGTGTCACTGACAAGATGTTAagcagcactggtcccagtactgacccctgaggaacgccattTGTCACCGGTTTCCATGTCGACATTGAGCCAtagactgcaaccctttgagtgtagccatctagccagttccttaccaCCAAGTGGTccgtccatcaaatccatgcttttccaatttagagaccaggatgtcatgcgggacagtgtcaaacactttgcataagtccacgaagatgatgtcggttgctctccccttatctacaatgctgtggcaacatcatagaaggccaccaaatttgtcaggcatgatttgcctttgatTATCCAGGCCTGTGGCTGAGAGAAGTGTCACCAATTAATTTTGGTATGAAGGTGTTTAACAGGAGCCTGTTACAGAGCTGCTAGACTTCCATTGTTTGTTCTTTGTGCTGCACAAACGATCCATTCTCATAATACTGTAGTGCTGCATTCGGACCAAAATATCTCATGATAACTGTAAATGCCAACCAGTTTTTGACAGTTTATAGTACAATAAGATAACTACCAGTTTACTTGGGTTGTTTCTAAAGACCAGATGATCTGTATTTTGCCTCCAAAGGTACTTTGCTTTCGTAGGTATACCTTCAGGAACactttaagcttttttcttttttttttttgtttccttacttggtctagaaaatatgtttttgtaaaagaaaatgccGTGGGGCATTTGAATTTGAATACAGGAAGACCTGGTTCCTACTGAGACTATAAGATTACTTAAAACAGGAGAGACATAAAAAATTTGCGGATCCATTATTTAAATAATGCATTATGACAGCGGTGCCTGATGGGATACAATGAGCATATGTTGAAATGAGATTTAGCCTGGATATAAGGAGACATTTTCTCCAATCAAGGACAGTGAGGCCGTGGCACAGGGTGTTTGGGGAAGTTGCACAGTGTCTCTCCATCCCTGTAATTTTTCAAGCCCCAGCtagacaaagccctgagcaatctggtctGATCTCAAAGTTGAGTCTGCTTTGAGGAGGGTGTTGCACCTGAGAGCCCTTTTAGCTTGAATTACCCTGGCATTCTGTCAGATGTATTCCACGTActttgtctgtatttttaaatgacatcTTTCAAGgttcagaatatttcattttatttaacttttcaggTGCCAGGTGCGCCACGTTGAAGATCCTGCCTCTGTCTACAGTGAATTAATGGATCTGATTGTAAAACTTGCCAATCATGGTTTGATTCATGGTGATTTCAATGAATTTAATCTCATATTGGATAATGATGACCATGTCACTATGATTGATTTCCCTCAGATGGTATCAACGTCACATGCAAATGCTGAATGGTAGGTTCGAATTTAATgatgttttcaaagcaaatctgACAAGTGCTGATGCCAGCAAATAGTCAACCATGACTTGTTTCCATAAGCCTGTTTCTGGTTCTTTTTCTACCATTGCTGTCATGCAGCACAAATAACATTCCAAGCATAGTTTGATTTATGAGTGAGTAGAAATGTCTGTTTagaataaatatgtaattaattGCTTCTCAGAGACAATGGTGTTGTTCAGTTAAGAAATGCTTAGAAATGCTTACTGCAGCAGTTTGTCTCCCTGGCCTTTTGTCTTGGGATCactaatagaaataattttaaaataaaatcagtaaaagtCAAGAAACATAGGTTAAAAGTTTGTCATTGCAGTAGACTTCATTACCTTGATTCTGTGTTTGTGCAATTCTGTTTTTTTTACAGGTATTTTGACAGAGATGTTAACTGTATTAAGGAGTTCTTTAAGAAGCGCTTCAACTACGAGAGTGAGCTCTTCCCAGCATTCAAAGACATCAGGTAGAAACTGCCAGATGAATTTGAGTTCACCTGTTTATGGTATTTGTGTTGGTTTGGTGAGAAAAATGCTTGtaggagaaataaaaagaaataggcCTAACTGTGCAATTTTAAATTACGGGTTTGTCATTCCTACGGTGTTTTCTTCGAAGTTACTGTAAGTGGTTTCTAACAGCTAAAGTGCTCTTTAAaatctgctgctgcctcctccgtCTTTCCCCTTGCAGCTAAGGAAGAGAGATTGATCCAAAACTTGAAACAAGTAGTAAATCAGAATCGgtttcttcctcttctcaaaGCGTATCTGGCAGTTCTAGTATATTGAAGATTAATTTGGGtttcaattttaaatttatttttaaaatgcgaGTAAATATGGTGACTGCCTCTTCAAACATTATTATGATCAAAGTTTTCTTCTTAATGTCTTTTGTCTGTTTCgaaaagtaattttccttattttaagaCTGAAGCTGCTGCAGTGAAAAGGGTTTTATTTCATTCTAGCAGTTTTCCAAAGGGTTACCACACTTGAATCAGTCTCTGTGTGTCAGTGTACcctttgttcttctgtttgttttaacaTCATTTGAACTTAAAGCCAAATGGTATTCCTgataaaataaagtaatttcctataaataaataaacgctGGTTATAGAGGTGTAATAATCTTCTGCAGAAGTTTGCTTCTCTCAGGTCAAATTCTATTAATACTTTACCTAAAGTTCAGCAGTATCATGTGGTGTTCTGTGTGTTTCAACAGAATATATCCTCTTTGTTAATAGTATAGGTAATTACAGTCTAgtttgattaatatttttaatccaaaatgtGGCATATTTGTATCTTGATGATTTagcatattaaaagaaaacttactTCTTTTATAGGAGAGAGTGCTGTCTTGATAGAGAGATTGCTGCCAGCGGCTACGcaaaagaaatggaggaagatgGTGAACTGCTTTACCCACCGGGTTCTGATGAGGATGATAATACAACAGAATCAGAATTTGTAGAAGATGCTGAAAATAAACTCAACTTCTTCACAAAAGATAAAGAAAACAATGTAGACTTCATGTATGAAACGGGTGATTTCGCTGAAAGCAGAACCTCTAACAACTTTACGTGTACCAATGAAGAGGCTGACACAACTGAAAGTAGTGAAAATACACAAAGGCTGAATATGTCAAAGTTGAGTTCAGCCTTAGAAGAAGTTGAAGGGCAAACTATGCTTTGGAAGTTAAGTGAAGATGGAGGGAGTTCTGCAGTTGTTTTTATTAAGGACAAAACCATAACCAAAAATGCTGCTGAAGTCGAAAATCAGACAGGTCAAGAAGGGTGCTGTAGTGATAAAGAGAATGAAGACAAATGCCCTGATCTGGTTGACTTGTCAGCATTAAACGAGAACATCATGCATGACAGGTAAAGATTCATATTTACTGTCTAGCAGCTCCCCCAACTGAATGTAAATGTTTCAGGTAGTTCAGAAAGGACTAGTCTTCAGCTAACCTTGTTTAAATTGAAGACTGAAAATTCAATTTATTGTGAAAACATTGCAGTGAATGTTGTCCCTATTGGTCTTGTGATTGGTACTACATACGTAAGGCGTGACAGATCAGTTATCCAGCACGTAGTTGTATCTAATGAGAGAATAGGTCTTGGGTTTAATGCGTAGACCAACTTATTTTCtattgtggaatttttttccctttttctttatttcagttaatATTGGTAGTGAAAGAGTTCTTGATATTAAGATACTGCTTCTAAAAAACTTTTATGACTAAGATTGTAATTTGAATGCTCTGACTCAAAGCCAAATTATTCTGCTGCTTATTCAGCTGAAGTTAGCAAGAACAGGCTCCTTGGAATGTATGTCAAATATATAGTATTGTCTGTTTTTCTAGCTTTCAGTTCCTTTCCTGATGTACTTAGAAATTCCCGCTTACCTTCAGATAGCCCCTTGTACATGAAATTCTAAATCTGACTTTGCCAGCCCACCATGCACCTGGACGCATATACAAAGTTCATGCTCCCCCtcatctgcttttgctttttactgaAATGACGTGTCAAAACATTGTGCAGAATCTGAAATATATTCTTCTAGTGTTCTGAAGCTTCATTTCATGTGCTTGGTATACATGTGGCTATTGTGCAACAAATTCTCCATTCATAAAATGGCTGTTTTGAACAACTAGTGTTAAAATGTAAATGGTTTGTAGTACTTGCATGTTCTGTGTGAGTTTTTAGATTATATCTCAAAGAGATGACTAAAACATGATGCTCGTAAAGGCAAAGGATGTTTATCTTGCTAGTGGAATAAAACATTGATTTACGTATTTTAGAAATGAAGAGAGTGTCATTCATATTGCTGAGCACAGAGCAAGGACTGAAAGTATCACATCAGTCAGAAGTGTTGGGAGCTGTTCAACCATTCCGGCGGTAAATATTACTGTTATTACCTAGTTTACTCTTAGAGCATGTTACATTGCACGCAGTTGTTAGTACCTGTTTGTAAAAATGTTCTCTAGcattaattatctttaaaaaactcTTGCCATGTACCTCTCTGGCTTGCACTTCCATGCCCACAGAAAAACAGGACAGATGCTTCTGTAATTGTTTACACAATGATTTCCAGCACTTTCCTTCATGTACTGCTCTTTGCCCTTTCACCAAAGCCCTACTTCAGCATTAACAACTCTTCATTTAGCCAGTAACAGGCTGATGTATGTTAATGCACAAACATGATATCagttcatttgtttctgttgctagctacaattaatattttttattttaaaagttggtGCTTGAATCAAGATTTAATTTAGCCTTTTTCACTTGTCATCTTAGAGATTTCTTCACACTCTTCTGAAACGTTACATGAACTCACTTCAATAGCGATTTCTTTggcaatattaatttatttgactTTCTGCATTGTATAAATCAGAACATTTTCAGCAGATTTTGATGTCGTCTGCTTCAACCCATGACTATACAGTTGTCAGTATGGCTACGTCTGTCACATgtttaaaagtgcattttcattttaaagggaagaaagTCCTACGTTCTTTATTAGTTATAAAGTGTTCTtatacaaaacaggaaaaaacacctTTCAGTTCACAGCTGATTCgtgaggtatttttttaattaggtcaGACTACGTACTTGCCATTGTAAATATGGGTACCTATGTTTagtctcatttttatttgcagttagGACCAGAAGCTCTGAAAATCAATCTAGTTTGGGGAATATGTTAATGTAGTTTCAGCTCCTTCACAACAGCTACCGAAAGTAAATACGTACTTCTTCAGTTgtgtattttcaaagcatttctaTTGCCTGATTAGAGTATATTTCAATATACCTGAAACCTCTAGTGCCAGCAAgagcaattttattattttttttcggTTAGACTTGATTTTCCTCATTTACAGTCTTTTCGGTCTGCTACTTACTGCTTCAGTACTTTTCTAACAAAGGCTTTGCTACTGTCCTGTTAAGTGATAAGTTGTTCTTTGAAGCAGCCGTGTTTTACGCAAGGTGCGTGTGGGTGGCTGTGATACTCATTGAATAGATGGCTGCCTTACTTTTTCgtgtttggatttggtttttttaagataagtattttaaagataCCAATAACTAGTAAATTTACATGTGTAAATAAATGTTAAGGAAGAGCATGTTCGTATCTTGTCTGAGACTTTTTTTACCAGACTTCATGCAAGGAAAAATCAAACAATTTTAATCTTCATCATCACAGTTCTTACTCTATGGGATGGCATTGTGTCTTCTTAAGGAGACAAAGGATTGGGTTAAAACTATGGTATGAAGTAAACAAGAGCCAGGAATTCCCTAGCTTTTGGTCCttgcaatcttttcttttttttcctgttttttttccttttctttttggtttgctaATGTAAgtatgcagaattaaaaaaaaaagaaggaaaaaaaaaagattagtacTACTAAGTTCTATAAAGGAAATTACTTGAAattgtaaaattgtattcttgTACACCACTTGGTGGTAGCAATGATCGTTATGTAGCTATAGAAACCTTTTTGAGTATTTAGAGGATGTATGTATGTTCTGTCAGCAGACAcataaaatgtgttaaaaatatataaatggcATGTATATACCTAATTTTCTGTTCTAAAAGATAAAAACACTTTATCAGAAAAGCTTTCAAGAGATTCAGACACATAAAAAATTCTATCATACCTTGCATAATGCTTTCACTTACATGCTTTTATGCTGAGTAAATTGTTTCTGCCCTTTACtgaatcttattttaatttttgagtgTTAGAGCTAAAGAAATGTTATGTATAATGACCTATTTGTaacatatgaaaataattacaaaactaaaaatgcagaataatggCAGTGCAGTAAGATCCCCAGGGCTGCGTAGAGCTTATGCCTGTTATTGCTGCTAGCATTCATCTGCGGTTGTGGCAGAGAAAACATAGTAAAACATAGGCAGATTTTTAAATCAATCATAAAAGAATCCTAAATCATAGGATTTGGGGAATTTACATTATGATTACATGTCAAAGATTTCTGGTATCCCACTTGCAAAATTTCTTCTAGCAAGTTTTGTATAAACTAGTTATCTGTCCTAGACTGGAGTGGGAGAAGTAGAGAAGCCTTCTTTCAGGGTTCTGCTTATAGAAAACACAGAACAACAGATACTTTAttggcaaaagaaaaacatcagtgcAACAGTTTAAATTAGTTCTAATCAGTTtttcttcaggaatatttttaaagagaatctacagtttttatttccaaagagcTTACGGTTAAATACTGAGTGCCACCAAGTACCCAAGGAAAGAAGGACACATCACATGCAAGTGTTTTCTAACCACATTTCGAGTGTCAGCCTGCATGTGTCATAACTTGGGAAACTGCTGTTCAGGTGGTTTCCTGAGTACTGCAGGATTGCTGCTGAAATCAGGATTGAGTAATTGGGTTCATTGACTACCTTGTATTTTGTTACGTTAGCTGTGTTAGCCACAGCAATTCTTAAAGAGCATAACTTGCCAAAGTTAGGCTTTCTGGTTCATGATTTACTCCCTACCAACTTACTGCTTCGTATGCTGCAGTGAAGTGGAGTTGATAGTACAATCAAGGAAGCACAACAAGGCAACTGAAATTGGTGTACATGTAAAGGAAATGTAATTAGAttgatatttttcctcttgtccAGTTATTTGGCCATCAGCAGATCTTTTATTGAGGGCAGATTTATTccttaagaggatttttttattttaatactttattaattataataaaacTAAGACACTCCTTTGGTCCTTTGGTATTTCCAAGAAGATATAATTCTGTTGTGCTGAAATAGTTAGATGAAAAtaacttgctttctttttttgttctaagACAAGATATGCAAGTGCGCACTCCGTATCAGTGCAGCAGCTTGAGCTGGGATCATTTTCCAAATGACAAAATCATAGCCACAGTCTACCAAATTATGGCTTCATTTTTATTGTGGGTAATCATAATGGAGAGCGGAACTCAGAATGAAAACATAGATCGTAAATAACAGATGAAATTTCATAAAACTACCACAGTTTTATGGAAGTAATAGTTGCTGTTTCAGTACTTTTGCTGTAGAGGCATGAGACAGTCCTTTAGAGTCTCTTTATAGGAGAGTGCCTCACAACAGGGGAAAACTGGAGGAGGAATTGTAAATCACTCCTGACTGCCCATCTTTTTTAGCCACACTTGTGATAGAGAGTTGTTGTTTTCCATTAGAATCATGCTCAGATCTTTGTAATCCaaactttagaaaaaaacaagatgctaaaaaaaaatagacacaaaCTAAATAATTACTACTGGATGTGAAATgttctattgttttttttttttaaaagacatttgtcTAATCTTCAAGCGTAGAATATTAtcagattttacatttttgtagAACACGTGTTTTGCACTGAGAGGTGCTAGTCCTTTCTGGTCCTCATAAGAAAGACACTTAAACTCCATAAGGTAtgatttaaaatgctatttattagaGCTAAGATGATCAGGAGAGAGTAGCATAGATAATCCCACACCCTTTTAGATGCTGGGAGCCCTGAGGGTTTAGTGTTGAACTGGAATGTTAAGAAACACACAGTACACCATGCAGACCTTGTAATCTCTTATACAACCTATAATCTCTCTTAACTCACTTGAactttttatgatttttcttaCAAGGAAGCAACTCTGTTCATCGTTTCTACAGTAAAGCTGAACTGAAGTTCAcatgagaacttcttgctgcactTTTAGGTAAAGGCGGGGCTTCACAGGAGGCCTAATTGCCAGTATTGAGCAGGAGCTGGCTTAGTTTATCCTACTGCCAGCAGCTTTGTGCAGCGCAACAGAGGCCTGAAGACAGCCCTGTACATGTAGCTtagtgcagcacagcacagacaTGGGCTTACTCACACTAACTGTTGGGAGATCACTAACTTCTCCATGTTCAGAAGTCTTCCTGCTAGGATCACGCATGTTCACGTTGGTACTGAAAATGCAGTATCATTGTGCCATGTCTTAGTACTACACGATTTTCATAAACTTCTGAGACtgaattgtttgtttatttgtaggAACTGGTGAAACAGAAGATAAAACGTCAACTGACCAAACAACAAAAGTCTGCTCTGAGGCGTCGGCTGCAGAAAGGAGAGGCAAATATTTATACCAAACAACGTCGAGAAAATATGCAGAACATTAAGTCGAGCTTGGATGCAGCTAGTTTCTGGGGATAATTTATTAAAACTCGTGTACTATATGAGAATTCATAATGTATACGGTTGAAAGAATTATGCTAATAACCAATAATCCTTTTATATAATGGAGGAAACTCTTCTATATAAGCAAGTGTTTTTCTGGAAGTTAATAAACTTCATTCTCCTTCCTGTAATTTTGAttgggggattttgttttgtctttctggtTAAAGATGTTGACTGTAATTTAAATTATATGAGTAGTACAGGCTAATATCATTTAACTACGATAATTTCCAGCAGTATCTTGTTGTAAATCAATTGTACTGTGTGTGTTTAGATTAAGAATCTGCTGTTCACAGAGGATTCCTCTTAAGAGGGAAGGGGAATTTTTTAAACCAATTTTTGCaattactttaaattttaaatgtatttaaataccAGGTATTTGgtttaattaaaaatcataaatatgAACCTGATAGCATTTAGTACTCTTAAGGTTTCTTTTGTACGTGTACAAATGTGAGCAATCCATCTGATGAATATGCATTCTTTGAAGccagcaattatttattttttccttcacttcagGATCTCAAAAATCTTGCCcggaaaaaaaacataataataacTGTGTTTGCACAGTTACCAATAAATTTAATTCCTTTATGTCTACTAACTCACTTAAAGTGATGAGAATTCTGGAACTTGtctattaaaaaatattagcatGACTTTTACTATGCTGTACCCTTGAGGTCTGAAGACCTAGAAGAAAAGCAagtatcttgatttttatttattttttattttaagcaagatATGTCTAATAATAAAATTGAAtgggttttatatttaaaaacacataataAACTTAAGGAGAGAAGTCTTTGTGAACACTGAAGCAAGAGAACGAGCtgtttaaatttttctttgttctttttttaaccttctaTCCACTGTATCTGTGCTTGAGATGTGAGGTGGAGCCCTTCTTGGGAA is a genomic window containing:
- the RIOK2 gene encoding serine/threonine-protein kinase RIO2; its protein translation is MGKLNVVMLRYLSREHFRVLTAVEMGMKNHEIVPASLIASIASLKHGGCNKILRELVKHKLLAYERTKTVQGYRLTNAGYDYLALKTLSSRQVINSVGNQMGVGKESDIYIVANEEEQQFALKLHRLGRTSFRSLKNKRDYHKHRHKMSWLYLSRLAAMKEFAYMKALHDRKFPVPKPVDYNRHAVVMELIDGYPLCQVRHVEDPASVYSELMDLIVKLANHGLIHGDFNEFNLILDNDDHVTMIDFPQMVSTSHANAEWYFDRDVNCIKEFFKKRFNYESELFPAFKDIRRECCLDREIAASGYAKEMEEDGELLYPPGSDEDDNTTESEFVEDAENKLNFFTKDKENNVDFMYETGDFAESRTSNNFTCTNEEADTTESSENTQRLNMSKLSSALEEVEGQTMLWKLSEDGGSSAVVFIKDKTITKNAAEVENQTGQEGCCSDKENEDKCPDLVDLSALNENIMHDRNEESVIHIAEHRARTESITSVRSVGSCSTIPAELVKQKIKRQLTKQQKSALRRRLQKGEANIYTKQRRENMQNIKSSLDAASFWG